TGGGTGTATCATGAGTTACTGGGAAGGGGTGAAGAAGAGAATATGGAAATCTCGTACTGGGCAAAAGTCTTCATCTTCATAGGATGCATTTTTATCCTCGTAGGTCTTTTCCTCTTCGCCCTCCCCCACATTCCTGGCTTGAGCCGCCTTGGGCGTCTCCCGGGGGAC
This is a stretch of genomic DNA from Candidatus Caldatribacterium sp.. It encodes these proteins:
- a CDS encoding DUF2905 domain-containing protein; the protein is MEISYWAKVFIFIGCIFILVGLFLFALPHIPGLSRLGRLPGDIVYRRGNFVFYFPLMTSLLVSLFLTLILTLLLRR